The following DNA comes from Magnolia sinica isolate HGM2019 chromosome 18, MsV1, whole genome shotgun sequence.
TCTAATgcaagaagaaggaattttgcCGAATGAAATCACTTTCATCTATATTCTTCATGGCTGCAGTGTGGCTGGACGCGTTGACAAGGGCTGTGAACACTTTGACTCGATGAGCCGCGTGTACAGATTCGAACCCAGGCTTGAGCACTACGGGTGCATGGTTGACTTGTACGGTCGAGCTGGACGGTTAACTGAAGCGGTCGACTTCATCAACAACATGCCTGTCAAGCCTCATGTGGGTGCATGGGGGGATTTGCTCAATGCTTGTAGAATTCATAGGAATCTTGAATTGGGTGAATTTGCATTGAGTAAGATTGTTGAGTTAGAGCGCGGAAATGACAGAGCGTATGTACTTCTTTCAAATTCGTATGCTGATACTAGGAATTGGGATGGAGTCAGCAATGTGAGGAAGCTGATGAAGGTGAATGGAGTGAGGAAAGAGCCTGAGTGTAGTGTTATAGAGGTTGGCGGTGAGATTCATGAGTTCTTGGTGGGGAATAAAACACACCTAAGATATGGAGAGATTGAGATGATGTTGGGAGAGATGTATAGGAAGTTGAGGTTGGCTGGGTATGTGGCCAATACAGAGCAAGTCCTGTTTGAtatagaagaagaggagaaggagGATGCTTTGTATAGGCATAGTGAGAAGGTAGCCATTGCATTTGGGTTGGTTAGTTTGGATGAAGGTGTGGCCATAAGGATTGTGAAGAACCTTAGGGTGTGCAGGGATTGCCATGATGCTACAAAGATGATTTCAAaggttttcaatagggagattgtTGTGAGGGATAGGAATAGGTTTCACCATTTTAAGGATGGGGAGTGTTTTTGTATAGATTATTGGTGATAGGGTGTTCAATTTTATTATAATACCATTTTTTACCATTTATTCTTTGAAGGGAAGTTTGCATCCGATGCATCGTCAATGGTATTGCTGCATGTGACTTTGTCGGCATCATATTACAATGCCAGTCATTAGTACCAAGGCCAACCTCCGCAGGCTGATCTAGGCGGAATGCATTGTCAGGTGGGGAGTTTGGTTGGGGTGGCACGTCTATTAAAAGATAGGTGTCTTAAGGATGGGGAGTTTGGCTGGGGCAGCACCATTTAATAATTCATGACTTAATCTGCAGATTGTTGAATAATCTGTTCTGGAAATATGGACGCGTTTTAATACATGAGTTTGGAATGTTTTCTTGTGATTGTTGAATAATCTGAAATGAGGATGGATGATGAACACACTACTGCTGCACAACAGCAGTTTGAATCCACACATTCTCCATTAGCACTTGCTTTGAGGGTACAATGCGAGATGCCAGCGGAATGATTGGCTAGTCAGGGGCTAGGGCTGCTTCCTTCCCACTACGTCCTTTC
Coding sequences within:
- the LOC131232373 gene encoding LOW QUALITY PROTEIN: putative pentatricopeptide repeat-containing protein At5g40405 (The sequence of the model RefSeq protein was modified relative to this genomic sequence to represent the inferred CDS: deleted 1 base in 1 codon), whose translation is MALTVRMCATNSSRGAGPAVHGAIMRRGFGADAHVQSGLIHMDAELGSFGPARLLFLEIAHLDLVTQIAMVGACAGSGDIEFTRELFDEMPHRDPIAWNAMIMGYAHLGKSREALHLFNLMQLEGVTVNEATLVSVLSVCAHLGALDQGRWAHIYIERNRLQMTVTLGTALIDMYSKCGHMTRAKEVFWGMRERNVYTWSSVMSGLAMNGAGERCLEIFSLMQEEGILPNEITFIYILHGCSVAGRVDKGCEHFDSMSRVYRFEPRLEHYGCMVDLYGRAGRLTEAVDFINNMPVKPHVGAWGDLLNACRIHRNLELGEFALSKIVELERGNDRAYVLLSNSYADTRNWDGVSNVRKLMKVNGVRKEPECSVIEVGGEIHEFLVGNKTHLRYGEIEMMLGEMYRKLRLAGYVANTEQVLFDIEEEEKEDALYRHSEKVAIAFGLVSLDEGVAIRIVKNLRVCRDCHDATKMISKVFNREIVVRDRNRFHHFKDGECFCIDYW